The Mycoplasmopsis equigenitalium genome contains a region encoding:
- a CDS encoding PDxFFG protein: MKKWSLKKKTFLSVGITLAAIGAIFLGSFLYSKVDKRSKNINAGIKSNAFNDFDYDNGVYTSYTQGIFYDANKNPLAYVKEKEVNGKKTKNTICFYNEDKEYDEKEFFNEFVRRYNNQTPILKVKLGPTEFVNEYLEAVGVQDFMDYVDWFIQNVAWGPDVLTLEKFRIAKGVNKSGSTITLGGHVSHHKETKEITFWPDSFFGSLPLFSQEAGEGNASDSLLSKINAKSINATNVQNLLDEFVMTNAVYNYPGEINKKPDYENSVGQFKNIKLVNLMTNPNLNYHFFEVELTKKNDKSFKQKVLMSLGTNDINEARKQIPAESEFEILDQTFKQVRVVRTNFIKNDALPYAEKNDKKNFNLSLGYIHSDASEANQVGKYSPLKADDPRYIQLVSEHEADPVNHKHPGKPTNRILLNAAWDDPAFASIYENINSYLESKIQTFKDFVNFKIYLTDFNKLYSVLKKADTPLLYNVVTYYNSDDKEIDKKVRRELYLYTKPNASRFELTRSLFKSKEEAKKAFGSKFDETKIKKVTLLDLKVENKTLIISLENQDKSIENIEIRAEDSSMQATNQLTNLKNAVDYKVAYAPNFLSITNEYKDSKGEKVYEFDLYNELYADLIDIIENEYPYLVQKKNGVHIKRSIDENGAYKFSLEYGEYSKLTVNDRVSFIMLLKAIDPNFEGVGINFLKYVGAHEYGHHSTLENIQNISNKDYSVLIGGIDTRGGPQDQSFYDKDTVREYLLARSSKLDILNKNLAFSDINNEAVGNYPVFSTISVVNGKLKITPETEEDIWGSTNANSAEDYYKAFNNKQRRALQTIDGLREAAKLRGLKIYDLFLLNSFDHDSGTISPSISGEAKYYATEEDSNGNVLYTYKFVTAGSSQIEKILKDGTGKPIKFVSNPVTGTFEPVIFETKQIVIKDGGLPREATLVTKVLINDINGEPIYKLDQTKFEDITDPGHPVTVYGELMNVQLRDIKLEVEEAISKMMDKSYYINGWQNSDHRGDDNLKMPTFALNTTWAPFTELKTYFDSVLNYVKQYPGTLSGAYAAMFSPELIGRFDVDNPNFFGKPNYFHFIASRDGQTPIFDADVQSKKLADLSNTYNKKLDYYKDIPTLTGSAVLASQLSKLFADYVKTNSHDNTWHGQKEKFGVLRFINEDNSIKKKYFGNTSQDYGFFYKGKYTTRINEFGVEAIFNVLFKNNQNLFDMYADDIKVDDLKQFLPYINSETVFSFDGMQQFNTPQKRKQFMDLIVNKLKTVNNLRLKEGYNGAVATLFGDAINSKYWNNNTLKFTDVADLVEFMSFNSTMFKIEDGVKNYNINYVKTKFDLAKFREFILASGEKEEKELLTKNNSEQNVANIAMSRFLASSFYAFNTDIDLIDFSKDDEAEIKKQKIAFAKSLNELYKNEGAYDIFESENIVSDEYFNTTPVNKKIALSTSILFDKLFDQAKTFFITNNILGTERGKLSLSDLPFIDGKFERLHTEFLSIYGINIYMLQGGKISAIPIDKSAYTYSFSLDNSINTIAKTFFTSRLNTDLGQIFTDYTYNLPEVLTRDYVQTTYTPSTSDFRTLNKYFKGINEYTTGLEFFVNGQITKHFVDNSANMNKVNQILAERSYMVKKEFIEEKIKENFDNDPRVASLRDQLNKAQAEYDKMAKDAKNNEYFEAKKDYDKLTTQIKSTIDHLHNVNEAFHMTNLNKTFATQFSASLISGPFAAEVQSFIDAGTFQLYFGKNNDANGLNSANANVDIKILSIVPNSGDDVEGTLLLTVRLSLKGTSEDDINNLNSLVTTVKMYGFKNAYGVASVSPIIANTAETQKARKSFLDIVDNLTNLNSQLKTKAFNSVKVKPEFKAIEELDAEIKLKTKIIDDLVKPINEKIRKENSFGLFGASEFTLSSANPSYLGKVRKQNNGFFKDRWLRKELGWELYDEEGNSVVDDTLRIKDLDGNFVNDRARAFWIYLLKSKGVGDRNITGIWRNKANDFVAMWGFDKKEVIDKIKYLEFEDTVTGEKFYINVNTKNTNNLFYYKKQARIESKHTLEDEGYGSWVSDYSVIANYKNTVLTPGHNYLVRFVDKDKNFVKNLTTGSKRSLAENGKTYNQSPITMKTIIIKHNGIEEEIALLEVRDQFNL, from the coding sequence ATGAAAAAATGAAGTTTAAAAAAGAAAACGTTTCTTTCTGTCGGAATTACACTTGCTGCAATTGGTGCAATCTTTTTAGGTTCATTCCTATACTCGAAAGTTGATAAACGTTCAAAAAATATCAATGCCGGAATTAAGTCAAACGCATTTAATGATTTTGATTACGATAATGGCGTTTACACATCATACACACAAGGAATCTTCTACGATGCAAACAAAAACCCGCTAGCATATGTTAAAGAAAAAGAAGTAAATGGTAAAAAAACTAAAAATACAATTTGCTTCTATAACGAAGATAAAGAATATGATGAAAAAGAATTCTTTAACGAATTTGTTAGACGTTACAATAACCAAACACCAATTTTAAAGGTAAAACTTGGACCTACAGAATTTGTTAACGAATATCTTGAAGCCGTTGGTGTTCAAGACTTTATGGACTATGTTGATTGATTTATCCAAAATGTGGCTTGAGGGCCTGATGTTTTAACGTTAGAAAAATTCAGAATTGCTAAAGGTGTTAATAAGAGCGGTTCTACCATTACGCTTGGTGGACACGTTTCACACCACAAAGAAACAAAAGAAATTACTTTCTGACCAGATTCATTCTTTGGATCACTACCACTATTTTCACAAGAAGCGGGTGAAGGTAATGCTTCAGACTCGTTATTAAGCAAGATTAATGCAAAAAGCATCAACGCAACAAACGTTCAAAACTTACTTGACGAATTCGTGATGACAAATGCTGTGTACAACTATCCTGGCGAAATCAATAAAAAACCTGACTACGAAAACTCGGTGGGCCAATTTAAGAATATTAAATTAGTAAACTTAATGACAAACCCAAATCTTAACTATCACTTTTTTGAAGTTGAATTAACAAAGAAAAATGATAAATCATTTAAACAAAAAGTTTTAATGAGTCTTGGAACAAACGATATTAATGAAGCGAGAAAACAAATTCCTGCTGAGTCAGAATTTGAAATTTTAGACCAAACCTTTAAACAAGTTAGAGTTGTTAGAACAAACTTCATTAAAAATGATGCGTTGCCTTATGCTGAAAAAAATGATAAAAAGAACTTCAATTTAAGCCTTGGCTATATTCACTCAGATGCAAGCGAGGCAAACCAAGTTGGCAAATACTCACCACTTAAAGCTGACGACCCAAGATATATTCAACTTGTATCGGAGCATGAAGCGGATCCTGTTAACCACAAACACCCCGGTAAACCTACAAACAGAATCTTGCTTAATGCAGCGTGAGACGACCCTGCTTTTGCTTCGATTTACGAAAATATCAATTCATACCTCGAATCAAAAATTCAAACTTTTAAAGATTTCGTAAACTTTAAAATTTATCTAACCGATTTTAATAAGTTATATAGCGTTCTTAAAAAGGCTGATACTCCACTTCTTTACAATGTGGTTACCTACTACAATTCAGATGATAAAGAAATTGATAAAAAAGTTCGAAGAGAACTATATCTTTACACCAAACCTAACGCAAGTCGTTTTGAATTAACTCGCTCATTATTCAAATCAAAAGAGGAAGCTAAAAAAGCATTCGGCTCAAAATTTGATGAAACAAAAATTAAAAAAGTAACACTTTTAGACTTAAAAGTTGAAAACAAAACTTTAATTATTTCGCTAGAAAATCAAGATAAATCAATAGAAAATATTGAGATTCGTGCTGAAGATTCTTCAATGCAAGCAACAAATCAATTAACAAACTTGAAAAACGCTGTTGATTATAAAGTTGCTTATGCCCCAAACTTCCTTTCAATCACTAACGAATATAAAGATTCAAAAGGTGAAAAGGTATATGAGTTTGATTTATATAATGAACTTTATGCTGATCTAATTGACATTATTGAAAACGAATACCCTTATCTTGTACAAAAGAAAAATGGCGTTCATATTAAAAGAAGCATCGATGAAAATGGAGCATACAAATTTAGTCTTGAATATGGCGAATATTCAAAACTAACCGTTAATGACCGGGTAAGTTTTATTATGTTACTTAAAGCTATCGATCCTAATTTTGAAGGAGTCGGAATCAACTTCTTAAAATATGTTGGAGCCCACGAATATGGTCACCACTCAACTCTTGAAAATATTCAAAACATTTCAAATAAAGATTACTCTGTTTTAATTGGTGGAATTGATACAAGGGGTGGCCCACAAGACCAATCATTTTATGATAAAGACACCGTTCGTGAATACCTTTTAGCACGTAGTTCAAAACTTGATATCCTTAACAAAAACCTTGCTTTTAGCGACATCAATAATGAGGCAGTGGGTAACTACCCTGTTTTCTCAACCATAAGCGTTGTAAATGGCAAACTTAAAATTACCCCAGAAACTGAAGAAGATATCTGAGGTAGCACAAACGCTAACAGTGCTGAGGATTACTACAAAGCCTTTAATAATAAACAAAGAAGAGCGCTGCAAACAATTGATGGTTTAAGAGAAGCAGCTAAATTAAGAGGCTTAAAAATTTATGATTTATTCTTACTAAATTCGTTTGACCACGACTCTGGTACCATCTCACCATCGATTAGTGGTGAAGCAAAATACTACGCTACCGAAGAAGATAGTAATGGCAATGTTCTTTATACTTATAAATTTGTAACTGCCGGAAGTTCGCAAATTGAAAAAATCCTTAAAGATGGAACTGGCAAACCAATTAAATTTGTTTCAAACCCTGTAACTGGTACATTTGAACCTGTAATTTTTGAAACAAAACAAATTGTTATTAAAGATGGCGGATTACCTCGTGAAGCTACCCTTGTAACCAAAGTTTTAATTAATGATATTAATGGTGAACCAATTTATAAATTAGACCAAACTAAATTTGAAGACATCACCGATCCCGGTCACCCTGTTACTGTTTACGGTGAATTAATGAACGTTCAACTTCGCGACATCAAACTCGAAGTTGAAGAAGCAATCAGTAAAATGATGGATAAAAGTTACTACATCAATGGCTGACAAAATTCTGACCATCGTGGTGATGATAATCTTAAAATGCCAACATTTGCCCTTAACACTACTTGAGCGCCTTTTACTGAACTTAAAACATACTTTGATAGCGTATTGAATTATGTAAAACAATATCCAGGAACACTCTCTGGCGCTTATGCCGCAATGTTTTCACCAGAACTTATAGGTCGATTTGATGTTGATAATCCAAATTTCTTTGGTAAGCCAAACTACTTCCATTTCATTGCTTCTAGAGACGGCCAAACACCTATTTTTGATGCTGATGTACAAAGTAAAAAACTAGCGGATTTATCAAATACCTACAACAAAAAACTTGACTACTACAAGGATATTCCAACACTTACTGGTAGCGCCGTTCTTGCCTCACAATTAAGTAAATTGTTTGCTGACTATGTCAAAACAAACTCACACGATAACACATGACATGGTCAAAAAGAAAAATTTGGTGTTTTAAGATTTATCAATGAAGATAACTCAATTAAGAAAAAATACTTTGGAAACACTAGCCAAGATTATGGTTTCTTCTATAAGGGAAAATACACAACAAGAATTAACGAATTTGGTGTCGAAGCAATCTTTAATGTTTTATTCAAAAATAATCAAAACTTGTTTGATATGTATGCTGATGATATTAAAGTTGATGATTTAAAACAATTTCTTCCTTACATCAATTCAGAAACAGTTTTTTCATTTGATGGAATGCAACAATTTAATACTCCACAAAAGAGAAAACAATTTATGGACCTAATTGTTAACAAATTAAAAACCGTTAATAATCTTCGTCTTAAAGAAGGATATAATGGCGCCGTGGCAACGCTTTTTGGCGATGCTATTAATAGTAAATACTGAAATAACAACACCTTAAAATTCACTGATGTTGCTGATCTAGTTGAATTTATGTCGTTCAATTCTACTATGTTTAAAATTGAAGATGGCGTTAAAAATTACAACATCAACTATGTAAAAACTAAATTTGATCTAGCTAAATTCAGAGAATTTATTCTTGCTTCGGGCGAAAAAGAAGAAAAAGAATTATTAACTAAAAATAATTCTGAACAAAACGTTGCTAACATCGCGATGAGTCGTTTCCTTGCATCAAGTTTTTACGCCTTCAACACTGACATTGATTTAATTGATTTTAGTAAAGATGATGAAGCCGAAATTAAAAAACAAAAAATCGCTTTTGCTAAATCACTAAACGAGTTATACAAAAATGAAGGTGCTTACGATATCTTTGAAAGCGAAAACATTGTTTCGGACGAATATTTCAACACAACTCCAGTTAACAAAAAAATCGCTTTAAGCACATCGATCCTATTTGATAAACTCTTTGATCAAGCAAAAACATTCTTTATTACTAATAACATTTTAGGAACCGAAAGAGGAAAACTAAGTTTAAGTGACTTGCCTTTTATTGATGGTAAATTTGAACGCTTACACACTGAGTTTCTTTCAATCTATGGCATAAACATTTATATGCTACAAGGTGGAAAAATTTCGGCAATTCCAATTGATAAAAGTGCCTACACATACTCGTTTAGTCTTGATAATAGCATTAACACAATCGCTAAGACATTTTTTACATCAAGATTAAACACTGATTTAGGTCAAATCTTTACCGACTATACTTATAACTTGCCTGAGGTTCTAACCCGGGACTATGTACAAACAACATACACCCCAAGCACAAGTGATTTTAGAACTTTAAATAAATACTTTAAAGGAATTAACGAATACACAACCGGATTAGAATTCTTTGTTAATGGTCAAATCACAAAACACTTTGTTGATAACTCGGCAAATATGAACAAAGTTAACCAAATTCTAGCTGAACGTTCATATATGGTTAAAAAAGAATTTATTGAAGAAAAAATTAAAGAAAACTTTGATAACGACCCACGTGTAGCAAGTCTTAGAGATCAGTTAAATAAAGCACAAGCCGAATACGACAAAATGGCAAAAGATGCTAAAAATAATGAGTACTTTGAAGCGAAAAAAGATTACGACAAACTTACAACCCAAATCAAAAGTACAATTGATCATCTTCACAACGTTAATGAAGCATTCCACATGACAAACCTTAACAAAACGTTTGCAACCCAATTTAGCGCTTCGCTAATTTCTGGACCATTTGCTGCTGAAGTTCAAAGCTTTATTGATGCCGGAACATTCCAACTTTACTTTGGAAAAAACAATGATGCTAATGGATTGAATTCTGCAAATGCAAATGTTGATATTAAAATCTTAAGCATTGTTCCTAATAGTGGTGACGACGTTGAGGGAACATTACTTCTTACTGTTCGTCTTAGTCTTAAAGGGACAAGTGAGGATGATATTAATAATTTAAACTCGCTTGTTACAACAGTTAAAATGTATGGTTTTAAGAACGCGTATGGCGTAGCATCAGTATCACCAATTATTGCGAATACTGCCGAAACCCAAAAAGCAAGAAAATCTTTCTTAGATATTGTTGACAACTTAACAAACCTTAATTCACAACTAAAAACAAAAGCATTTAACAGCGTAAAAGTTAAACCTGAATTCAAAGCAATTGAAGAACTTGATGCTGAAATCAAACTTAAAACTAAGATAATTGATGATTTAGTAAAACCAATTAATGAAAAAATTAGAAAAGAAAACTCGTTTGGTTTATTTGGTGCTAGCGAATTTACTTTATCATCAGCCAACCCAAGTTACTTAGGAAAAGTTAGAAAACAAAACAATGGTTTCTTTAAAGATCGTTGACTAAGAAAAGAACTTGGTTGAGAGCTTTATGACGAAGAAGGAAATTCGGTTGTAGATGACACTTTAAGAATCAAAGACCTTGATGGCAACTTTGTCAATGATCGAGCACGTGCCTTTTGAATTTATTTACTTAAATCAAAAGGTGTGGGCGACAGAAACATTACTGGTATTTGAAGAAATAAAGCTAATGACTTTGTTGCGATGTGAGGTTTTGACAAAAAAGAAGTAATTGACAAAATTAAATATCTTGAATTCGAAGATACGGTTACTGGTGAAAAATTCTACATCAATGTAAATACCAAAAATACCAACAACCTTTTCTACTACAAAAAACAAGCTCGTATCGAAAGTAAACACACTTTAGAAGATGAAGGTTATGGTTCATGAGTTAGTGATTACTCGGTTATCGCCAACTACAAAAACACAGTTCTTACACCTGGTCACAACTACCTAGTAAGATTTGTAGACAAGGACAAAAACTTCGTTAAAAACTTAACAACAGGAAGCAAACGTTCGCTTGCCGAAAACGGTAAAACTTACAATCAATCACCAATTACTATGAAAACAATAATTATTAAACATAACGGAATTGAAGAAGAAATTGCCTTACTTGAAGTAAGAGACCAATTTAACTTATAG
- a CDS encoding M17 family metallopeptidase, translating to MQISNKRNDAIFMSCQLVNKTDLTSLVNIDLASNAGTLAFDKNKYNYEWLYRNLLVMFKDSKQEWQINLDSFLNDAISDIDELVMCFTYSYHFVFDKQYNLKKDYKDKKHKITLFTTRTYNRKKMEKAQVIAKNISEVKELQVMPPNICTSEYLAKRIVDDFNKMNLPHTTGKFLNKKEMEKLGMNLLLGVNKGSSYEPRLVVLEYTPKPVNKQKTVYVGKGITFDSGGYNIKTGKYMLGMKFDMSGAAIMAGTLKSIAMLNGKQNVACVLAITDNRLDGDAITPDMVIKAMNGMHVEIENTDAEGRLVLSDALTYAAKELKATTIIDAATLTGSVLWALGTTFSGVWSTDDKKFEKLWDAAQVQHELIWRMPMHEDFDKKNLETDIADIKNCSETTLSDSNDAAMYLKHFVEKVDYIHCDIAGTAEIDGKPTAALLKTFTEFGL from the coding sequence ATGCAAATATCTAATAAAAGAAATGACGCTATTTTTATGTCATGCCAATTGGTTAATAAGACAGATTTAACATCACTTGTTAATATTGATCTGGCATCCAATGCAGGAACATTAGCATTTGATAAGAATAAATATAATTACGAATGACTTTATCGCAATCTCTTAGTTATGTTCAAGGATTCAAAGCAAGAATGACAAATTAATCTCGATTCTTTCTTAAATGACGCAATCTCTGATATTGATGAACTTGTTATGTGTTTTACTTATTCATATCACTTTGTTTTCGACAAGCAATACAACTTGAAGAAAGACTATAAGGACAAAAAGCATAAGATCACATTATTCACAACACGGACATATAATCGGAAGAAGATGGAAAAGGCACAAGTTATTGCCAAGAACATCTCAGAAGTTAAAGAACTTCAAGTTATGCCACCAAACATTTGCACAAGCGAATATTTGGCCAAGCGAATTGTCGATGACTTTAACAAGATGAATCTTCCACATACAACAGGAAAATTTTTAAATAAAAAAGAAATGGAAAAGCTTGGTATGAATCTGCTACTTGGAGTAAACAAAGGTAGTTCATACGAGCCACGATTAGTAGTTTTAGAATATACACCAAAACCTGTCAATAAACAAAAAACTGTCTACGTTGGAAAAGGAATAACATTCGATTCTGGCGGTTACAATATCAAAACTGGAAAATATATGTTAGGTATGAAGTTTGATATGTCAGGTGCAGCAATTATGGCTGGAACTTTAAAAAGTATTGCGATGTTAAATGGTAAACAAAACGTCGCTTGCGTATTAGCGATTACCGATAATCGCCTTGATGGTGATGCAATTACTCCAGATATGGTAATTAAAGCCATGAATGGTATGCATGTAGAAATTGAAAACACTGATGCCGAAGGAAGACTTGTACTTTCGGATGCATTAACATATGCTGCTAAAGAACTTAAAGCAACAACAATTATTGATGCCGCAACACTAACGGGTTCTGTACTTTGAGCGCTAGGAACAACATTCAGTGGTGTGTGATCAACAGATGATAAAAAATTTGAAAAGCTTTGAGACGCAGCGCAGGTTCAACATGAATTAATTTGAAGAATGCCAATGCATGAAGATTTTGATAAGAAAAATTTAGAAACTGACATTGCTGATATCAAGAACTGCTCAGAAACAACATTATCTGATAGCAATGATGCTGCAATGTATCTAAAACATTTCGTTGAAAAAGTTGATTATATTCACTGCGATATCGCAGGTACTGCAGAAATAGATGGAAAACCTACTGCAGCATTACTAAAAACATTTACCGAATTTGGATTATAG
- a CDS encoding chromate transporter: MPKKTSFWIVLWVIIKISFISFGGGNAVFPVLKRDVVEKRNWIDEHEFNELIIKTNLLPGPSIVQSFTYISIRMLGFWRGMIVTLIGTLPHVLFFFGIFLGISYLPQRYLLVVSAAVLPTVAGIVLAFTIDFIKKNKGSVHAATFWIIFIFTLAYSLFVPAPFNAPIFPMLVIIVYVTILFIVTSKKTKVKTNVQEQEGEENA; the protein is encoded by the coding sequence ATGCCAAAAAAAACAAGTTTCTGAATTGTACTTTGAGTTATTATTAAAATTTCATTCATTTCATTTGGTGGGGGAAATGCAGTTTTTCCTGTCTTAAAACGTGATGTTGTTGAGAAACGCAACTGGATAGACGAGCATGAATTTAATGAATTAATTATTAAAACTAACTTGTTGCCAGGACCAAGTATAGTTCAGTCTTTTACGTATATTTCTATTAGGATGTTGGGTTTCTGAAGGGGCATGATTGTCACTTTAATTGGAACACTACCCCACGTGTTATTTTTCTTTGGGATTTTTCTAGGAATTAGCTATTTACCACAACGTTATTTACTAGTGGTTTCGGCAGCAGTTTTACCAACTGTAGCGGGTATTGTTTTAGCGTTTACTATTGACTTCATTAAGAAAAATAAAGGTTCGGTTCATGCTGCAACTTTTTGAATTATTTTTATTTTTACTTTAGCATATTCACTATTTGTACCAGCGCCATTCAACGCACCAATTTTTCCAATGTTGGTAATTATTGTTTATGTCACAATTTTATTTATTGTTACTAGTAAGAAAACAAAAGTAAAAACTAACGTTCAAGAACAAGAAGGTGAAGAAAATGCTTAG
- a CDS encoding chromate transporter translates to MLSVLLVSIGLLVFVSLIVFGGGQVFMPLFQFYWNLLRDVFKIEVDQNLIDAAFSVGNGTPGVLSTKFAFISGYFIEQHEWWGVALSFLTYFSFIIPAMLVMYLAMRLSVKYKENKFGLLMSKYFKPVVAGIMIALVIQIMIATAIPLLHFNSDNILINKEYGYLKETPKSEFFSGYRLWILIPWCIVSCGYSFYLYKKKFPIYALILLNILIAILIFHPFV, encoded by the coding sequence ATGCTTAGTGTTTTACTTGTATCAATTGGATTACTTGTTTTTGTATCTTTAATTGTTTTTGGTGGCGGCCAAGTTTTTATGCCGTTATTTCAATTTTATTGAAACTTATTAAGGGATGTGTTTAAGATTGAAGTTGATCAAAACTTAATTGATGCAGCATTTTCGGTTGGTAACGGAACGCCCGGTGTTCTTTCAACAAAATTTGCTTTTATTTCTGGTTATTTTATTGAACAACACGAATGATGAGGAGTTGCACTTAGTTTTCTTACTTATTTTAGTTTTATTATTCCCGCAATGTTAGTTATGTATTTAGCAATGCGATTATCAGTAAAATACAAAGAAAATAAATTTGGACTTTTAATGTCGAAATATTTTAAGCCTGTTGTGGCTGGAATTATGATCGCTTTAGTTATTCAAATTATGATTGCCACCGCAATCCCACTACTTCATTTTAATTCGGATAATATTCTTATTAATAAGGAATATGGATATTTAAAAGAAACCCCAAAATCAGAATTTTTTAGTGGTTATAGATTGTGAATTTTAATACCTTGATGCATTGTCTCGTGTGGTTATTCTTTCTATTTATATAAAAAGAAATTCCCGATTTATGCTTTAATTTTATTGAATATCTTAATTGCAATCTTGATATTCCACCCGTTTGTATAG
- a CDS encoding Tex-like N-terminal domain-containing protein, translated as MNTKIIKQLAEKLSVKETQVEATLKLLAEDSTVPFIARYRKDVTGNLDEEQIEFINIKYRYGVELEKRKEAIIDILKEKGLLTDEIKAAIEKAETKADVENIYEPYKVGKKTKATEAIALGLEPLAKAIFEATDKDFNPFNEAKKYVNDKVPSVEFAIEQAQFIISQWISQDIETRKYVKNNIETYGIVVSKASAKGKEKDEEKNFEIYYDFNTPIKYVKDHQVFAINRANENKIVSYTLQFREKPIEYELNDKYFKIPRTGKIINAALKDALTRLIYPSIEREIKADLFARAEKNSIKLFSENLEALLSAPVLRNKRILAIDPGFVSGCKIAIIDENGKFLAKNIFYINRPNQYPQYKKIFEDLIKTYKVNMIVLGNGTASNEVKKFVDEFIKEYPNLGVTADIVSEVGASVYSASKIAIEEFPDLNVEERSAINIGRRHQDPLNELVKIDPKSLGIGQYQHDVNQKELKEALDFKVSKVVNKVGVEVNSASKSILSYISGITPATAEKITEHVKLNKGFKNRTEIAKVKGLSKKAYEQAIGFLRISDSPYYFDRTFVHPDSYPVANKLVQHINLDLENIDKNFVEKLDRDELVKDLNSTKGEIDMIVDALIEPYRDIRDERKTPEYDQSIKEISDVVDGNVYEGIIKNITDFGAFVYFGIKVNALVHISKIPQEILNSVKYKPETLVKIKILSKDLEKNRIAAEIIELK; from the coding sequence ATGAACACAAAAATTATTAAACAACTAGCAGAAAAATTAAGTGTTAAAGAAACACAGGTTGAAGCAACCCTTAAGTTACTTGCTGAAGACAGTACAGTGCCTTTTATTGCTCGATATCGGAAAGATGTTACCGGCAATCTCGATGAAGAACAAATCGAATTTATTAATATTAAATATCGTTATGGCGTAGAGCTTGAAAAACGTAAAGAAGCAATTATTGATATCTTGAAAGAAAAAGGTCTTTTAACTGATGAAATAAAAGCTGCTATTGAAAAAGCAGAAACTAAAGCAGATGTTGAAAATATTTATGAACCTTATAAAGTTGGTAAAAAAACCAAGGCAACTGAGGCAATTGCACTTGGGTTAGAACCACTTGCAAAAGCAATTTTTGAAGCGACCGATAAAGATTTCAATCCATTTAATGAAGCTAAAAAATATGTTAACGATAAAGTTCCAAGCGTTGAGTTTGCTATCGAGCAAGCGCAATTTATTATTTCGCAATGAATTTCACAAGATATTGAAACAAGAAAATATGTAAAAAACAATATTGAAACATATGGAATTGTTGTTTCGAAAGCGTCGGCCAAAGGTAAAGAAAAGGACGAGGAAAAGAACTTTGAAATTTATTACGATTTTAATACACCAATTAAATATGTAAAAGATCACCAAGTATTTGCCATTAATCGTGCCAACGAAAATAAGATTGTTTCATACACTTTACAATTTCGTGAAAAACCAATTGAATATGAACTAAACGACAAATATTTTAAAATTCCACGAACGGGTAAGATTATCAATGCGGCTTTAAAAGATGCGCTCACTAGATTAATTTATCCTTCAATTGAAAGAGAAATCAAAGCCGATTTATTTGCGAGAGCAGAAAAGAATTCAATTAAATTATTTTCAGAAAATCTTGAAGCATTGCTTTCGGCGCCCGTTTTAAGAAACAAGAGAATTTTAGCAATTGACCCTGGTTTTGTTAGTGGATGTAAAATTGCAATTATTGATGAAAACGGAAAGTTTTTAGCTAAAAATATTTTTTATATTAATAGACCAAATCAATACCCACAATATAAGAAAATTTTTGAAGATTTGATTAAAACATATAAAGTTAATATGATTGTTCTTGGTAACGGAACCGCCTCAAACGAAGTTAAGAAATTCGTTGATGAATTTATTAAAGAATATCCAAACTTGGGTGTAACCGCTGATATTGTTTCTGAGGTTGGGGCTAGTGTTTACTCAGCATCGAAGATCGCAATTGAAGAGTTCCCTGATCTTAATGTGGAGGAAAGAAGTGCGATTAATATTGGTCGTCGCCACCAAGATCCGTTAAATGAACTTGTTAAAATTGATCCTAAATCATTAGGTATTGGTCAATACCAACACGATGTTAATCAAAAAGAATTAAAAGAAGCGCTCGACTTCAAAGTTTCAAAAGTAGTAAATAAAGTTGGTGTCGAAGTCAACTCAGCAAGCAAGTCAATTCTTTCATATATTTCGGGGATAACACCAGCAACAGCAGAAAAGATTACTGAGCACGTTAAATTAAATAAAGGTTTTAAAAATAGAACAGAAATTGCTAAGGTTAAAGGTTTATCGAAAAAAGCATACGAACAAGCGATTGGTTTTTTAAGAATTTCAGATTCGCCATACTATTTTGATAGAACATTTGTTCACCCAGATTCATACCCAGTAGCAAATAAATTAGTTCAACACATTAATCTTGATTTAGAAAACATCGACAAAAATTTCGTTGAAAAACTAGATCGAGATGAACTAGTAAAAGACCTTAATTCAACTAAAGGTGAAATCGATATGATAGTTGATGCGTTGATTGAACCTTACCGCGATATTCGTGACGAGCGTAAAACACCTGAATATGATCAAAGTATCAAGGAAATTAGTGATGTTGTAGATGGTAATGTTTATGAAGGAATCATTAAAAATATTACTGACTTTGGGGCTTTTGTTTATTTTGGAATTAAAGTAAATGCGCTAGTGCATATCAGTAAAATTCCGCAAGAAATTTTAAATTCTGTTAAATATAAACCTGAGACATTAGTTAAAATCAAAATTTTGAGTAAAGATTTAGAAAAGAACCGAATTGCAGCTGAAATTATTGAACTAAAATAA